A region of Nocardioides sp. JS614 DNA encodes the following proteins:
- a CDS encoding ATP-binding protein, with protein MDPIRNPYAPGAGQRPPELAGRDRELEQFEVTLERVAANRPERSMVLSGLRGVGKTVLLNALRGQAVRRAWGTGKIEARPDQSVRLPVAQAVHAAVREVAHRHRDPDRVDAVAGVLKSFALRTGVDERRAAARAGARWTPPVDVPATRGRADSGDLELDLVELFTDVATLAGDLGVGVALFVDEMQDVAPPELAAVCGACHEISQQGAPLIVVGAGLPHLPVALAASKSYAERLFRYVSVDRLPRPMADRAWRVPAGSEGVTFEEAALDELYRLTDGYPYFVQAYGKVTWDAAVGSPIRVADVQAAAPEAEAELAVGFFGARYDRATPAERDYMTAMADLGAEHGDAAVATADIARHLARKPQSLSPARDGLIKKGLVYSAERGSVAFTVPHFGKFLRSR; from the coding sequence TCACGCTCGAGCGGGTGGCGGCCAACCGGCCGGAGCGGAGCATGGTGCTCTCCGGGCTGCGCGGGGTCGGCAAGACCGTGCTGCTCAACGCCCTGCGCGGCCAGGCGGTACGCCGGGCCTGGGGCACCGGCAAGATCGAGGCACGACCCGACCAGAGCGTCCGGCTGCCGGTCGCGCAGGCGGTGCACGCCGCGGTCCGCGAGGTCGCGCACCGGCACCGCGACCCGGACCGGGTCGATGCGGTCGCCGGTGTCCTGAAGAGCTTCGCGCTGCGCACCGGCGTCGACGAGCGCCGGGCCGCGGCGCGGGCCGGGGCCCGCTGGACCCCGCCGGTCGACGTACCCGCGACCCGGGGCCGCGCCGACTCCGGCGACCTCGAGCTCGACCTGGTCGAGCTGTTCACCGACGTCGCGACCCTGGCCGGCGACCTCGGCGTCGGCGTCGCCCTGTTCGTCGACGAGATGCAGGACGTCGCGCCGCCCGAGCTCGCGGCCGTGTGCGGCGCCTGCCACGAGATCAGCCAGCAGGGCGCCCCGCTGATCGTCGTCGGCGCCGGGCTGCCGCACCTGCCGGTCGCGCTGGCCGCGTCGAAGTCGTACGCCGAACGCCTGTTCCGCTACGTCTCGGTCGACCGGCTGCCCCGCCCGATGGCCGACCGCGCCTGGCGGGTCCCGGCCGGCAGCGAGGGCGTCACGTTCGAGGAGGCGGCCCTCGACGAGCTGTACCGGCTCACCGACGGCTACCCGTACTTCGTGCAGGCCTACGGCAAGGTCACCTGGGACGCCGCCGTCGGCTCCCCGATCCGGGTCGCCGACGTGCAGGCCGCAGCGCCCGAGGCCGAGGCGGAGCTGGCCGTCGGCTTCTTCGGCGCCCGCTACGACCGGGCGACCCCCGCCGAGCGGGACTACATGACCGCGATGGCCGACCTCGGCGCCGAGCACGGGGACGCCGCGGTCGCCACTGCCGACATCGCCCGGCACCTCGCCCGCAAGCCGCAGTCGCTCTCGCCCGCCCGTGACGGGCTGATCAAGAAGGGCCTGGTCTACTCCGCCGAGCGGGGGAGCGTCGCCTTCACGGTGCCGCACTTCGGCAAGTTCCTGCGCTCGCGCTGA
- a CDS encoding VOC family protein, whose translation MDLVQIAQRADDLERATAFYTLLLGSPPVATYEPPGLVFFDLGGVRLLIEHGAPSATVYLRVEDIDAAVAQAREAGTEVASEPHVIFAHADDTLGPRGTDEWQAFIRDSEGNLVGLVEHRPR comes from the coding sequence GTGGACCTCGTCCAGATCGCGCAACGGGCCGACGACCTCGAGCGGGCGACCGCGTTCTACACACTGCTGCTCGGCAGCCCGCCGGTCGCGACCTACGAACCGCCGGGGCTGGTGTTCTTCGACCTCGGTGGCGTGCGGCTGCTGATCGAGCACGGCGCGCCGAGCGCCACGGTGTACCTGCGCGTCGAGGACATCGACGCCGCCGTGGCGCAGGCCCGGGAGGCCGGGACCGAGGTCGCCTCCGAGCCGCACGTCATCTTCGCCCACGCCGACGACACCCTCGGCCCGCGGGGCACCGATGAGTGGCAGGCGTTCATCCGCGACTCCGAGGGCAACCTCGTGGGTCTGGTCGAGCACCGGCCCCGGTGA